From Nicotiana tabacum cultivar K326 chromosome 22, ASM71507v2, whole genome shotgun sequence, one genomic window encodes:
- the LOC107798697 gene encoding pyruvate dehydrogenase (acetyl-transferring) kinase, mitochondrial, protein MAAKKLYESFSKGLFEEVQRWGSMKQTGVSLKYMLEFGSTPTARNLLISSQFLHKELPIRIARRAIDLQNLPYGLSLKPAVLKVRDWYLDSFRDLRSFPDIKDQNDELEFTRMIKMIKVRHNNVVPMMALGVQQLKKDLDLKVDYKDLDEIHQFLDRFYMSRIGIRMLIGQHVALHDPNPPPDCVGYIHTKMSPLEVARSASEDARCICSREYGSAPDVHIYGDPDFTFPYVPTHLQLMVFELVKNSLRAVEERFMDSDKVAPPIRIIVADGLEDVTIKVSDEGGGIPRSGLPKIFTYLYSTARNPLDEHSDLETTDVATLSTLAGYGYGLPISRLYARYFGGDLQIISMEGYGTDAYLHLSRLGDSQEPLP, encoded by the exons ATGGCAGCGAAGAAACTATATGAGTCCTTTTCAAAGGGACTGTTTGAGGAGGTGCAGCGATGGGGTTCCATGAAGCAGACTGGTGTGAGTCTCAAGTACATGTTGGAGTTTGGCTCCACACCAACTGCCCGCAATTTGTTGATTTCTTCTCAATTCCTTCACAAGGAACTGCCTATAAGGATTGCTCGCAGGGCTATTGACCTCCAAAACCTTCCCTATGGCTTATCTCTTAAGCCTGCTGTTCTAAAG GTCCGTGATTGGTATTTGGATTCTTTCCGGGACCTTAGATCCTTTCCGGATATAAAGGATCAAAATGATGAGTTGGAATTCACACGAATGATTAAAATGATTAAGGTCCGGCACAACAATGTTGTTCCTATGATGGCTTTGGGAGTTCAACAACTAAAGAAAGATCTGGACCTTAAGGTTGATTATAAGGATTTGGATGAAATACACCAATTTCTTGATCGCTTTTACATGTCTAGAATTGGGATACGGATGCTTATTG GGCAGCATGTAGCACTACACGATCCTAATCCGCCTCCTGATTGTGTGGGCTATATACATACAAAAATGTCCCCGTTGGAGGTTGCACGGAGTGCTAGCGAGGATGCCCGTTGTATTTGCTCGCGTGAATATGGCAGTGCACCTGATGTCCACATTTATGGGGATCCAGACTTTACATTCCC TTATGTGCCAACACATCTGCAATTGATGGTTTTTGAGTTGGTTAAGAACTCCTTGCGTGCTGTGGAAGAGCGATTTATGGACTCAGACAAAGTTGCCCCTCCTATTCGAATAATAGTTGCTGATGGTCTAGAGGATGTTACCATCAAG GTTTCAGATGAAGGTGGTGGAATACCAAGAAGCGGCCTTCCCAAAATTTTTACTTATCTCTACAGTACTGCCAGGAATCCCTTGGATGAGCACTCAGACCTTGAAACAACTGATGTAGCTACTCTGTCCACATTGGCTGGTTATGGATATGGACTTCCAATAAGTCGTTTATATGCTCGCTACTTTGGAGGGGATTTACAAATTATCTCCATGGAAGGCTATG GTACTGATGCTTATCTCCATTTATCGCGTTTAGGAGATTCGCAAGAACCCTTACCTTGA
- the LOC107798696 gene encoding pectinesterase, giving the protein MKGGKLVAFGLSLIVVVGVVIAVIVGTNRANNDSSSHDDKDDKVLATTSKSIASVCSQTDYKKACVNSLSSMANNQSATPKDFIEKAIEVAIQEVRAGMERSASIGKAEAHDSLQKMATEDCKDLLHFAIDELQASFSSVGDNELHNIADREIELKNWLSAVISYQQTCMDGFTQPELKNAISTSLLNATQLTDNVLAIVATISEILSAFNIPIGNSSNTSSATTATSRRLLEANNDDEEAVHNTENGFPAWLPSGDRKLLAARNNNPQSPPNAVVAKDGSGQYNTIAAALAAYPKNLKGRYVIYVKAGIYDEYITITKDQVNIFMYGDGPRKTIVTGKKCNRDGVTTYQSASFSAVGNGFIAKSMGFQNIAGPEGHQAVALRVQSDMSAFYNCRMDGYQDTLYAQTHRQFYRNCVVSGTVDFIFGDAAAILQNCLIIARKPMDNQQNTVTAQGRTNIRETTGLIIQNCRIVPEQLLEPVRFKIPSYLGRPWKMYSRTVIMESTLADFIQPAGWMPWSGNFALDTCYYAEYGNRGPGANTNNRIKWKGFKVITDRNEALQFTTAPFIQGNQWLGSTGSPYYLGLKN; this is encoded by the exons atGAAAGGGGGAAAGCTTGTTGCATTTGGATTATCGCTTATCGTTGTTGTTGGGGTAGTCATTGCTGTTATCGTTGGCACTAATCGTGCCAACAACGACTCTTCATCCCATGATGACAAGGACGATAAGGTGCTCGCTACCACTTCCAAATCCATTGCTTCCGTTTGTTCCCAAACGGACTATAAGAAAGCCTGTGTGAATAGCCTTAGCTCCATGGCCAACAACCAAAGTGCCACCCCAAAGGACTTTATCGAGAAAGCCATTGAAGTGGCCATTCAGGAAGTTAGAGCTGGAATGGAGAGGTCTGCTTCCATTGGCAAAGCAGAGGCACATGATTCCTTGCAAAAGATGGCCACTGAAGATTGCAAGGACCTATTGCATTTTGCCATCGATGAGCTTCAAGCATCCTTCTCCTCAGTAGGCGACAACGAACTCCATAATATTGCTGACAGGGAAATAGAGCTCAAAAACTGGCTCAGTGCTGTCATCTCTTATCAACAAACCTGCATGGATGGTTTCACTCAGCCAGAACTTAAAAATGCCATTTCTACCTCCCTCTTAAATGCTACACAGCTCACCGATAATGTTCTTGCCATTGTCGCTACAATCAGTGAAATCCTTTCCGCATTTAATATCCCCATTGGGAACTCGTCTAATACATCatcagcaacaacagcaacatcCCGACGATTGCTTGAAGCTAATAACGATGATGAGGAGGCGGTCCACAATACAGAGAATGGATTTCCTGCATGGCTTCCGAGTGGTGATCGGAAACTATTGGCTGCAAGAAACAACAACCCTCAATCACCACCAAACGCTGTAGTAGCTAAGGATGGCTCTGGACAATACAACACCATTGCAGCTGCTCTTGCTGCGTATCCTAAGAACCTTAAAGGCAGATACGTCATATATGTAAAGGCCGGAATTTATGATGAATACATAACCATTACAAAAGATCAAGTCAACATATTCATGTACGGAGATGGACCTCGAAAGACAATAGTCACAGGAAAAAAATGCAACCGTGATGGCGTCACTACTTACCAGAGTGCTTCCTTCA GTGCCGTTGGAAATGGATTTATAGCCAAGTCCATGGGATTTCAAAACATAGCAGGACCTGAGGGGCACCAGGCGGTAGCCCTTCGTGTCCAATCAGATATGTCTGCCTTCTACAACTGCAGAATGGATGGATATCAAGACACTTTGTATGCTCAAACACATAGACAATTTTATCGCAATTGTGTGGTGTCAGGCACAGTTGATTTCATCTTTGGTGACGCAGCAGCTATCCTCCAGAACTGCTTAATTATTGCAAGGAAGCCAATGGACAATCAACAAAATACAGTGACAGCTCAAGGAAGAACTAATATTCGGGAGACCACAGGTTTAATAATCCAGAACTGCCGCATTGTTCCTGAGCAATTACTGGAACCTGTGCGTTTCAAGATTCCTAGCTACTTGGGACGGCCATGGAAGATGTACTCAAGAACTGTGATCATGGAATCAACTTTGGCAGATTTCATCCAACCTGCAGGTTGGATGCCCTGGTCCGGAAACTTTGCCCTTGACACATGTTACTATGCTGAGTATGGAAACCGCGGTCCAGGAGCCAATACCAACAATAGGATCAAATGGAAGGGATTCAAAGTCATCACAGACAGAAACGAAGCCCTTCAGTTTACAACTGCTCCATTTATTCAAGGAAACCAGTGGTTGGGATCCACCGGTTCCCCATACTACCTTGGGCTGAAAAACTAG